One Nostoc punctiforme PCC 73102 DNA window includes the following coding sequences:
- a CDS encoding ATP-binding protein, with amino-acid sequence MDWLKLFKQQNQFSIGLAIALSLTGLGLSVYSMSGTKYDVIEFCFKPKKNNNRAVKYCTQDKQYIIPEGYWRQENYVPTNPRFQPQGTFILSDKATRLRTIPATNPIAKNWAMASLILLSSSTLLTSKRLQRYKKEFVAYFEQLKTDLNQEIQLNEQQREITTHKIAVETEYIKDRVTRNDQITRIKDKSEGEREFDREQAEKHNQLAEYQRLLQLAKFKAEIAKCEAEEAKHRSEANRLLSAVPVPLELTEEIDYEALCPGKVGELEFYDWRDLVDDAVGIIVAGNSGSGKTSVAVWVAGWLTKDEPAQVLALDPHANVNVLWGELGIHAIADFALIEQQLILLIELLDSRRELNKQQLDLEPTIIVFGDEINACLDSFSNKEIIELALRRLGSEGRKYKIIFIALNQSSNANDLNISAQMRNNYLLIALNATARQLAKQWKKDDPRKKHVDELAYSCIVSGAVPESLAIHPTHHTYKQFKKKGNKPKGLRQINQLPLTIPLASPEDIQTDWHKDLVAWADQLLNVPTPDLIKEKWEEMMGHAPSSKQVELLHEYLLNRN; translated from the coding sequence ATGGATTGGTTGAAGTTGTTCAAACAACAGAATCAATTCAGCATTGGGCTGGCGATCGCTCTGTCTTTGACGGGCTTAGGATTGTCAGTCTATTCAATGTCTGGCACTAAATATGATGTGATTGAATTCTGCTTTAAGCCCAAAAAAAATAATAATCGCGCTGTTAAGTATTGCACTCAAGACAAGCAGTATATTATCCCAGAAGGATATTGGAGACAAGAAAACTACGTACCCACTAATCCGCGTTTTCAACCGCAAGGAACTTTTATTCTGTCTGACAAAGCAACGCGGCTGCGGACAATTCCGGCTACAAATCCTATTGCTAAGAATTGGGCAATGGCAAGTTTAATTTTATTGTCCAGTAGCACACTGCTGACCTCAAAGCGATTGCAACGCTACAAAAAAGAGTTTGTAGCGTATTTTGAGCAGTTGAAAACTGATTTAAATCAAGAAATTCAACTTAACGAACAACAGCGCGAAATCACTACACACAAGATCGCTGTTGAAACTGAGTACATAAAGGATCGGGTAACTCGCAACGACCAAATTACTCGCATCAAGGATAAGAGTGAAGGTGAGCGCGAGTTTGACCGAGAGCAGGCTGAAAAGCACAATCAATTAGCTGAGTATCAGCGTTTGCTACAGTTGGCTAAATTTAAGGCAGAGATAGCTAAATGTGAGGCAGAAGAAGCAAAGCACAGGAGTGAAGCAAATAGGCTTTTATCGGCTGTCCCTGTTCCTTTGGAGTTGACCGAAGAAATTGATTACGAAGCTTTATGTCCCGGAAAAGTGGGTGAGCTTGAATTCTACGACTGGCGGGATTTAGTTGATGATGCAGTAGGGATTATTGTTGCTGGTAATTCTGGTAGTGGTAAAACTTCCGTGGCGGTTTGGGTCGCAGGGTGGTTGACCAAAGATGAGCCAGCACAAGTTTTAGCTCTTGACCCTCATGCCAATGTCAATGTCTTGTGGGGTGAACTAGGCATCCATGCGATCGCTGATTTCGCGCTAATTGAACAGCAATTAATTCTACTGATTGAGCTACTCGATTCCCGGCGAGAACTTAATAAACAGCAGCTAGATTTAGAACCGACAATCATTGTCTTTGGTGATGAGATTAATGCCTGCCTAGATAGCTTCTCAAACAAAGAAATTATTGAACTAGCACTGAGACGATTAGGTTCAGAAGGTAGAAAATACAAAATAATTTTCATTGCCTTAAACCAGTCGTCTAACGCCAACGATTTAAATATTTCGGCACAAATGAGGAATAACTATCTCCTAATAGCTCTCAATGCCACTGCAAGACAGTTAGCTAAACAATGGAAAAAGGATGACCCCAGAAAGAAACACGTTGACGAATTAGCCTACAGCTGCATTGTCAGTGGCGCTGTTCCCGAATCCTTGGCCATACATCCCACCCACCACACTTACAAGCAATTTAAGAAAAAGGGCAATAAGCCAAAAGGACTGCGACAAATCAACCAACTTCCTCTAACTATTCCTTTAGCATCTCCAGAGGATATTCAAACCGACTGGCACAAAGATTTAGTTGCCTGGGCAGACCAACTCTTGAATGTGCCGACACCAGACCTAATCAAAGAAAAATGGGAAGAAATGATGGGACACGCACCAAGCAGCAAACAAGTAGAACTACTGCACGAGTACCTACTAAACCGCAATTAG
- a CDS encoding FHA domain-containing protein: MRYQLLIYLDNDLPPITYDLNLSIYVLGKHSSCDILVIDRFVSRQHCTFVLMPPNRGKKTPYYLVIDGLLMIPESKSTNGVWINGTRVSQADLKHQDTITFGPRQYPKAIFLNEITDIKEDGTFSTNIQE; this comes from the coding sequence ATGCGTTATCAGCTATTAATTTATTTAGATAACGATCTCCCTCCTATCACCTACGATTTAAATTTATCTATTTACGTCCTGGGAAAACACTCTAGCTGCGACATTTTGGTCATTGATAGATTTGTTTCTCGCCAACATTGTACCTTTGTATTGATGCCGCCAAATAGGGGCAAAAAGACCCCCTATTACCTCGTAATAGATGGGTTGCTGATGATTCCAGAAAGCAAAAGCACCAACGGGGTTTGGATTAACGGAACTAGAGTAAGTCAAGCTGATTTAAAGCATCAAGACACGATTACTTTTGGCCCGCGCCAATATCCTAAAGCTATCTTTTTAAATGAAATAACAGATATTAAAGAAGATGGGACTTTTTCAACTAATATTCAAGAATAA
- a CDS encoding HAD hydrolase-like protein — protein sequence MNILFVDIDGTLTETISGHTFKQSPTDVKIIDGADKAIAHFAALGWLIVGISNQGGCAAINPETGKPRKTIEGTIAEMQFTLELLPQLTAIYFCPDFEGNDCWKVSQFDAYETSDREMQLIGEFRKPNAGMLKLVKLFVEDGGEDVEEMVMVGDRPEDLECASAMECKFMWAENWRKEFGGDS from the coding sequence ATGAACATTTTATTTGTCGATATTGACGGAACTTTAACAGAAACCATCAGTGGACACACTTTTAAGCAGTCGCCAACTGATGTAAAAATAATTGATGGTGCAGATAAGGCGATCGCGCACTTTGCTGCGTTGGGATGGCTAATTGTGGGAATCTCTAATCAAGGCGGATGTGCTGCAATTAATCCAGAAACAGGTAAACCTCGCAAAACAATTGAGGGCACTATCGCTGAGATGCAATTCACCCTTGAACTACTGCCCCAATTAACAGCAATTTATTTTTGTCCCGATTTTGAAGGTAACGATTGCTGGAAAGTTTCTCAGTTTGATGCCTACGAAACTAGTGATAGAGAAATGCAATTAATTGGGGAATTTCGCAAACCAAATGCAGGAATGCTTAAACTTGTGAAACTGTTTGTAGAGGATGGTGGTGAAGATGTTGAGGAGATGGTTATGGTGGGCGATCGCCCTGAAGATTTGGAATGTGCTTCGGCTATGGAATGCAAATTCATGTGGGCTGAAAATTGGCGCAAAGAATTTGGAGGTGATTCATGA
- a CDS encoding protein rep gives MVKSHAKNKIYRILPQILADYSNARWVSLTLLANDCSSDELLRTTLDLMNESLRRLVKLKIFPGIGWIKFVEVTQRCGGNIRPCFHILMIVKASYFGHGYLSQKKWAEVWQRSLRVDYSPTVSVKRLNPEQDLLIGLISESAKYCSNEAVILQLSQRVPNVKTVTIGGILRNYSDLLTPINITPASIFPSDSCAGGIPS, from the coding sequence TTGGTAAAGTCTCATGCAAAAAATAAAATTTATAGAATTTTACCTCAGATTTTGGCTGATTATTCCAATGCGCGGTGGGTATCTTTGACTCTTCTGGCGAATGACTGTTCATCCGATGAATTGTTACGAACAACTTTAGATTTGATGAACGAATCACTTCGTAGGTTAGTTAAGCTTAAAATTTTCCCAGGAATAGGGTGGATTAAGTTTGTTGAGGTGACTCAAAGATGTGGTGGTAATATTCGCCCTTGCTTTCATATTTTAATGATAGTGAAAGCTTCGTATTTTGGTCACGGGTATTTATCGCAAAAGAAATGGGCTGAAGTGTGGCAGCGGTCTTTAAGGGTTGACTATAGTCCAACTGTAAGTGTAAAAAGATTAAACCCTGAGCAAGATTTATTGATAGGTTTAATATCTGAATCTGCGAAATATTGCTCAAATGAAGCAGTTATTTTGCAATTATCTCAAAGAGTACCTAATGTAAAGACAGTTACAATTGGAGGCATTTTACGTAATTATTCGGATTTGTTAACGCCAATCAATATTACTCCTGCTTCAATTTTTCCGTCTGATAGTTGCGCTGGAGGTATTCCCTCCTGA
- a CDS encoding phage Gp37/Gp68 family protein, whose translation MSTNISWTDETINPIVGCSRISAGCQNCYASTAAASARLQQFPQYQKVKDWNGTVEFAESALLKPLSWKKPKRIFVCSMSDLFHENVPDQWRDRVFGIMAAAHWHIFQVLTKRPLNALKYFQNFNLAQRIKDAGNLVCKPELPLKNVWFGVTCENQEMADKRIPILLQIPAKVRFLSCEPLLEEIDLSEVFGLYEYEEGKFALKVGSRWESSPDWVIVGGESGKDARVCHIDWVRSLTRQCQAAEVPVFVKQLGSNCIESLPYIAGVPSTDYQFKTSDRKGGDISEFPEDLQVRKFPDIHKTR comes from the coding sequence ATGAGTACAAATATTTCTTGGACAGATGAGACTATTAACCCGATAGTTGGGTGTTCTCGCATTTCCGCAGGATGTCAAAATTGCTATGCATCCACAGCAGCAGCATCCGCAAGACTGCAACAATTTCCACAATACCAAAAAGTAAAAGATTGGAATGGAACTGTAGAATTTGCAGAATCGGCACTACTCAAGCCTTTGTCATGGAAGAAGCCTAAACGAATATTTGTTTGCTCAATGAGCGATTTATTCCATGAAAACGTGCCAGACCAGTGGCGCGATCGCGTTTTCGGAATAATGGCAGCAGCGCACTGGCACATATTCCAGGTTTTAACTAAACGTCCATTGAACGCTCTGAAGTATTTTCAGAATTTTAATTTAGCGCAAAGAATTAAAGATGCTGGAAATCTAGTTTGTAAGCCAGAACTCCCACTTAAAAATGTGTGGTTTGGAGTAACTTGTGAAAATCAAGAAATGGCAGACAAACGCATTCCTATTCTATTGCAAATTCCTGCTAAGGTGCGTTTTCTTAGTTGTGAACCGCTTTTAGAAGAAATCGATTTATCTGAGGTATTTGGGCTGTATGAATATGAGGAAGGTAAATTTGCCTTAAAAGTAGGGTCAAGGTGGGAATCATCACCAGATTGGGTCATCGTTGGTGGTGAGTCAGGGAAAGATGCAAGAGTTTGCCACATCGACTGGGTGCGATCGCTTACTAGGCAGTGTCAAGCTGCTGAGGTTCCAGTTTTTGTAAAACAGTTGGGCAGTAATTGTATCGAATCATTGCCTTATATCGCTGGCGTACCAAGCACCGATTACCAATTTAAAACGAGCGATCGCAAAGGTGGCGATATTTCAGAGTTTCCAGAAGATTTACAAGTGAGAAAATTTCCAGATATTCACAAAACACGATAA
- a CDS encoding HD domain-containing protein, with the protein MANFTDSPILTNRFSEALVFAHQAHLHQVRKGGTKAPYISHLLAVASLVLEAGGNEDEAIAALLHDAIEDVQVEPRLIIEKFGENVCKIVQELSEDKALPKKERKSRYIESVCCFSNSAIRVSIADKLHNIRCYSQSPELWGKEQYEFYKDLLFNYEQFVVSNELLENQVIEIGLLMEQLS; encoded by the coding sequence ATGGCAAATTTCACTGATTCACCAATTCTCACAAATCGCTTCTCCGAAGCCTTAGTATTCGCTCATCAAGCGCACCTTCATCAAGTCCGCAAAGGTGGTACAAAAGCACCTTACATTTCGCATTTACTAGCAGTTGCCAGTTTGGTATTAGAAGCTGGTGGAAATGAGGATGAGGCGATCGCTGCTCTCCTTCACGATGCAATTGAGGATGTCCAGGTTGAACCCCGGTTAATCATTGAAAAATTTGGGGAAAATGTTTGCAAAATTGTCCAAGAGTTGAGTGAGGATAAAGCGCTTCCCAAAAAAGAGCGCAAGTCCCGTTATATTGAATCAGTTTGCTGCTTTTCTAACTCAGCAATTCGAGTCAGTATTGCTGACAAATTGCACAATATTAGGTGTTACTCTCAATCCCCTGAACTATGGGGAAAAGAGCAGTACGAATTTTATAAAGACTTGCTTTTCAATTATGAACAGTTTGTTGTCAGCAATGAACTTCTAGAAAATCAAGTAATAGAAATAGGTTTGTTGATGGAACAACTTTCTTGA
- a CDS encoding TFIIB-type zinc ribbon-containing protein, with product MTENYPLYIKLSVQKLNQITATDDYDPTDNLDHEGYTNRPECPNCGSHDIVWDEMEEANRCEECDWFG from the coding sequence ATGACTGAAAACTATCCACTTTATATAAAGCTTTCTGTTCAGAAGTTAAACCAGATTACGGCAACCGACGACTACGATCCAACAGACAATCTAGACCATGAGGGCTACACAAATCGCCCAGAGTGCCCAAACTGCGGTTCTCATGATATTGTCTGGGATGAAATGGAGGAAGCCAATCGATGTGAGGAATGCGATTGGTTTGGCTAA
- the xisF gene encoding fdxN element excision recombinase XisF, which produces MKQKLGYGRVSTNEQADCTHAAAQQINRLERAGCQEIFFDIQSGSDDDRPEFEKLMALVRSRQVSCVCITRDDRITRRGITTLQILETFFRCEVQLEILDAGGLIDLANPYQWLQRSQAGLNAEFESRMLSMRIKKGFEYFREKVKANPKPPYGYIRVDEKYQLDPKVNARGQIEAFLAVRSLQGACRLIDEKYGKQWTANGLRRWLLNPTLRGHTPYNRTYEQWETIIHNTHSDQAVMTEIEYRVICEIFQNNKQYWGQNRIARQYPLGGLMFCGECQIKMTVAHGGTAPNERIYVYCRRRKQRIQSQTCSQRRTPRIEIVEDAVISMLVKKSREIVNFAGITATTIEPQELMQLRSRLTALSQLGYDPDIEDAKTKLQRRINEFVYSLGDRQVETDSRIDMLKSFPDPLYWHTLPDDEKRVIFRALIEKVIIKDGVVSSVLFKI; this is translated from the coding sequence ATGAAACAAAAACTAGGTTACGGAAGGGTTTCGACAAACGAGCAAGCTGATTGTACTCATGCGGCTGCCCAACAAATTAACCGACTAGAGCGTGCTGGCTGCCAAGAAATATTTTTTGATATTCAATCAGGGAGTGATGATGACCGACCTGAATTTGAAAAATTGATGGCATTGGTGCGATCGCGCCAAGTAAGTTGTGTGTGCATTACCCGTGACGATCGCATTACAAGGCGGGGAATCACAACTTTGCAAATCTTAGAAACATTTTTTCGGTGTGAAGTGCAGCTAGAGATATTAGATGCTGGCGGACTGATTGACCTTGCTAATCCCTATCAATGGCTACAGCGCAGTCAAGCTGGGCTAAATGCCGAATTTGAAAGCCGAATGCTGAGTATGAGGATTAAAAAGGGGTTTGAATACTTCCGTGAAAAGGTAAAAGCTAATCCTAAGCCACCCTACGGCTACATTCGAGTAGATGAAAAATACCAACTTGACCCCAAAGTCAACGCCCGTGGTCAAATTGAGGCATTTTTGGCGGTGCGATCGCTCCAAGGCGCTTGCCGATTAATTGATGAGAAATATGGTAAGCAGTGGACGGCCAACGGTTTGCGGCGCTGGTTGCTTAATCCCACGCTCCGAGGACACACACCCTATAATCGCACCTACGAACAATGGGAAACCATAATTCACAATACCCATTCCGATCAAGCGGTGATGACTGAAATTGAATATCGGGTCATTTGTGAGATTTTCCAAAATAACAAACAGTACTGGGGCCAAAACCGCATCGCTAGACAGTATCCTTTGGGGGGGTTGATGTTCTGCGGCGAATGCCAAATTAAGATGACCGTGGCACACGGGGGAACTGCCCCTAATGAAAGAATCTATGTTTATTGTCGCCGCCGCAAACAGCGCATTCAATCTCAAACTTGTTCACAACGACGCACGCCGCGTATTGAAATCGTGGAAGATGCAGTGATTTCAATGTTGGTCAAAAAATCTAGGGAAATTGTTAATTTTGCCGGTATTACCGCCACCACCATAGAACCCCAAGAGTTGATGCAACTGCGATCGCGCCTAACTGCTTTATCTCAATTAGGGTACGATCCAGACATTGAGGATGCAAAAACCAAGTTACAGCGACGCATCAATGAATTTGTTTATAGCTTGGGCGATCGCCAAGTTGAAACTGATTCTAGAATTGATATGCTCAAATCGTTCCCCGATCCTTTGTATTGGCATACGCTGCCAGATGATGAAAAGCGGGTAATATTTCGGGCGTTGATAGAAAAAGTGATTATTAAAGACGGAGTGGTTAGTTCGGTACTTTTTAAAATTTAG
- a CDS encoding glycosyltransferase family 4 protein, with protein MRIAQVAPLWERVPPPAYGGIELVVGLLTDELVRRGHEVTLFASGDSISLAKLVSVHPRALRLDRTIKDYSVYETLNLASAYERAEEFDIIHSHIGHGALAYANLVTTPTVHTLHGIFTSDNEKMFSFGKKQPYVSISDAQREPRLGLNCIATVYNGIDVSSYNFHAQPEDPPYLAFLGRMSPEKGAHLAIEIAKQAGWCLKMAGKVDVVDVEYFEKEIKPHIDGEQIQYLGEANHAQKNALMGGAFATLFPITWREPFGLVMVESMASGTPVIAMNLGSTEEVISHGKTGFLCNNLQECISAVDRVIELDRYTCRQYVEDLFSVEQMTDGYEAVYQKIIAERFSRNGHSRNLIALSSDRI; from the coding sequence ATGAGAATTGCTCAAGTAGCTCCATTATGGGAAAGAGTTCCACCTCCAGCTTATGGAGGTATAGAGTTAGTAGTGGGGTTACTAACCGATGAATTAGTCCGACGCGGACACGAAGTAACTTTATTTGCATCGGGAGATTCTATCAGTCTGGCAAAACTTGTGTCAGTTCATCCCCGTGCGCTCAGACTCGATCGCACTATCAAAGATTACAGCGTTTATGAAACGCTGAATCTCGCTTCGGCGTATGAACGCGCAGAAGAGTTTGATATTATTCACTCCCATATCGGGCATGGGGCACTGGCTTACGCAAATCTCGTCACAACCCCTACGGTTCACACGTTGCATGGGATTTTTACCTCTGACAACGAAAAGATGTTTAGTTTTGGTAAAAAACAACCCTACGTTAGTATTTCTGATGCACAACGAGAACCAAGGTTAGGGTTGAACTGTATAGCAACGGTCTACAACGGAATTGATGTCAGCAGTTATAATTTTCACGCCCAACCAGAAGATCCGCCTTACTTAGCGTTTTTGGGTCGGATGTCTCCTGAAAAGGGAGCGCATTTAGCAATAGAAATTGCTAAACAAGCCGGTTGGTGCTTGAAAATGGCAGGCAAGGTAGATGTCGTTGATGTGGAATACTTTGAGAAGGAAATCAAACCCCACATCGACGGAGAGCAAATTCAGTATTTGGGTGAAGCTAATCATGCTCAAAAAAATGCCCTCATGGGAGGCGCATTTGCAACTCTGTTCCCCATTACTTGGCGGGAACCCTTTGGATTAGTGATGGTTGAGTCAATGGCTTCGGGTACGCCAGTGATTGCGATGAACTTGGGGTCTACTGAAGAGGTAATTTCCCACGGTAAGACGGGTTTCCTCTGCAATAATCTTCAAGAGTGCATCAGTGCTGTGGATCGGGTAATAGAGTTAGACCGCTATACTTGTCGCCAATATGTCGAAGACCTTTTCAGCGTTGAGCAAATGACTGATGGCTATGAAGCGGTTTATCAAAAAATAATAGCAGAACGATTTTCTCGGAATGGGCATTCACGCAATTTGATTGCTTTAAGTAGCGATCGCATTTAA
- a CDS encoding ABC transporter permease, translating to MNISPSLKKPRVSWQAVFSLVIFVFMYLPILVLSFYSFNQSPYSATWQGFTLDWYRKLFSDDRILSALQNSMIVAGCAVGVSAVLGTLMAVGLARYEFPGKKLYRGISYLPLIIPDIAIAVATLVCLAAFAIPLSLWTIVAAHIVFCLAYVGLVVASRLTNLDPHLEEAALDLGATPTQAFIQVLLPQLMPGILAGCLLAFVLSLDDFLISSFTAGSGSNTLPMEIFSRIRTGVKPDINALSVMLISVSAIVAFIAELIRASGENKS from the coding sequence GTGAATATCTCTCCATCTCTCAAAAAACCGCGTGTCTCATGGCAAGCGGTTTTCTCACTAGTAATATTTGTGTTCATGTACCTGCCTATACTGGTACTTAGCTTTTATAGCTTCAATCAGTCGCCCTATAGCGCAACTTGGCAAGGATTCACTCTCGATTGGTATCGCAAGTTGTTCAGCGACGATCGCATTTTATCAGCCTTGCAAAACAGTATGATAGTTGCTGGTTGTGCAGTTGGGGTTTCAGCCGTGCTGGGAACTTTGATGGCAGTTGGGTTAGCGCGTTACGAATTTCCTGGCAAGAAATTGTATCGGGGTATTTCTTACTTACCATTGATTATTCCCGACATTGCGATCGCAGTGGCAACCCTAGTTTGTTTAGCCGCCTTTGCCATACCCCTAAGTTTGTGGACGATAGTTGCAGCGCATATCGTGTTTTGTCTAGCTTATGTCGGACTTGTAGTTGCTTCACGACTTACCAATTTAGATCCCCACCTAGAAGAAGCAGCACTAGATTTAGGCGCTACACCAACGCAAGCTTTCATCCAAGTATTATTACCTCAATTGATGCCTGGTATTTTAGCTGGTTGTCTTTTGGCCTTTGTCCTCAGCTTAGATGACTTTCTGATTTCCAGCTTTACTGCCGGTAGCGGTTCTAACACCCTACCAATGGAAATTTTTAGCCGGATTAGAACAGGAGTCAAGCCTGATATTAACGCGCTGAGTGTCATGTTGATTTCAGTATCTGCGATCGTTGCATTTATAGCTGAATTAATTCGCGCTTCTGGAGAAAATAAAAGCTAA
- a CDS encoding bifunctional serine/threonine-protein kinase/formylglycine-generating enzyme family protein encodes MQICQNPNCSNPFNSDSNRFCVSCGQSSFGKLLRSRYRVLRLLGEGGFSRTYATEDVDRLNAPCVIKQFFPQFQGTGQRTKAAEFFKEEAFRLYELGENHTQIPRLLAYFEQGASLYLVQEFIQGKTLLQEVQQQIYGEKQVWELLADLLPVLEFIHTHNVIHRDIKPENIIRRASDQKPVLIDFGGAKQVTQTSLGRQATVIYTLGYAPTEQMAGFACHGSDLYALGVTCVRLLTRCLPLQDASGQVNDPIYDAMNAKWLWRERLQEKSITISEDLERILEKLLKHLPSERYQTAVEVINDLKFATSNIEPVALKIVSMSQPILPPLPQEVIVPLPPLETFEFDVVTVDTGGREVNRMSGNANFFTEELGKSVTLEMVSIPGGTYMMGSPECEGDADERPRHKVTVKPFFMGKFPVTQAQWRVVAALPKIKQALNPNPSKFKGLDRPVENVSWYEAVEFCLRISEKTGRDYRLPSEAEWEYACRAGTTTSFHFGETITSELVSCTIETASKFRRETTNVGSFGVANAFGLYDMHGLVWEWCADSWHNNYSDAPSDGTAWEVGGDINRRVLRGGSWSFNAELCRSASRSWNESDGGLRVCGFRVVFSVEEII; translated from the coding sequence ATGCAAATCTGCCAAAATCCCAATTGCTCAAATCCATTCAACTCTGATAGCAATAGATTTTGCGTGAGTTGCGGACAAAGCAGCTTTGGCAAACTTCTAAGAAGCCGTTACCGCGTATTAAGACTCTTAGGTGAAGGTGGATTTAGTAGAACCTATGCTACAGAAGATGTAGACAGACTAAACGCGCCTTGCGTCATCAAGCAATTTTTTCCCCAATTTCAGGGAACCGGACAACGCACCAAAGCAGCAGAATTTTTTAAAGAAGAGGCTTTTCGGTTGTATGAACTGGGAGAAAATCATACTCAAATTCCCAGATTACTAGCTTATTTTGAACAAGGTGCTAGTTTGTATCTTGTTCAAGAATTTATTCAAGGAAAAACTCTCTTACAAGAAGTTCAGCAACAAATCTATGGTGAAAAGCAGGTTTGGGAACTTTTAGCTGATTTATTGCCAGTTCTGGAATTCATTCATACACATAATGTCATTCATCGGGATATCAAACCAGAAAATATTATCCGCCGTGCAAGCGATCAAAAACCCGTATTAATTGACTTTGGTGGTGCTAAACAAGTAACACAAACCAGTTTAGGAAGACAGGCTACAGTAATTTATACCCTTGGTTATGCCCCAACCGAACAAATGGCTGGATTTGCTTGTCACGGCAGTGATTTGTATGCTTTAGGTGTAACTTGCGTGCGTCTTTTAACTCGATGTTTGCCTTTGCAGGATGCTTCTGGACAGGTTAATGACCCTATTTATGATGCCATGAATGCTAAATGGTTGTGGCGCGAACGATTACAAGAAAAAAGTATTACTATCAGCGAAGACTTAGAGAGAATTTTAGAGAAATTACTAAAACATCTACCTAGTGAAAGATATCAAACAGCAGTAGAAGTTATCAATGATTTGAAATTTGCAACATCGAACATTGAACCGGTTGCCCTGAAAATTGTTTCGATGTCTCAACCCATATTACCGCCGTTACCACAGGAAGTAATAGTACCATTACCTCCCTTAGAAACCTTTGAATTTGACGTAGTGACAGTAGACACAGGTGGTAGAGAAGTAAACCGCATGAGTGGTAATGCAAACTTCTTTACCGAAGAATTGGGTAAATCTGTCACCTTAGAAATGGTATCGATTCCTGGCGGTACTTACATGATGGGTTCACCGGAATGTGAAGGAGATGCTGATGAACGTCCTCGACATAAAGTTACCGTCAAACCGTTTTTTATGGGGAAATTTCCCGTAACTCAAGCACAGTGGAGAGTAGTAGCAGCTTTACCCAAAATCAAACAAGCTTTAAATCCCAATCCATCAAAATTTAAAGGTTTAGATAGACCAGTAGAAAATGTATCTTGGTATGAGGCTGTAGAATTCTGTCTCAGAATATCAGAAAAAACTGGACGCGACTATCGTTTACCCAGTGAGGCTGAATGGGAATATGCTTGTCGGGCTGGAACTACAACATCCTTCCACTTTGGCGAAACCATTACCTCTGAGTTAGTCAGTTGCACTATTGAAACAGCAAGCAAATTTCGTAGAGAGACAACCAACGTCGGTAGTTTTGGAGTCGCCAACGCCTTTGGATTATACGATATGCACGGGCTAGTTTGGGAATGGTGCGCTGACTCGTGGCACAACAATTACAGCGATGCACCTTCAGATGGAACAGCCTGGGAAGTTGGCGGTGATATTAATCGCCGAGTGCTACGTGGTGGTTCTTGGAGTTTCAATGCCGAACTGTGTCGCAGCGCCAGCCGTAGCTGGAATGAGTCAGACGGTGGACTGAGGGTTTGTGGCTTTAGAGTAGTATTTTCCGTAGAGGAGATTATTTAG